In Desulfofundulus kuznetsovii DSM 6115, the following are encoded in one genomic region:
- a CDS encoding ABC transporter ATP-binding protein encodes MTADQYLLEIKNLSITYHSVHPPVKAVDGVSLQLRKGESLGIIGESGCGKSTLALGIMGLIKQGIVEGEIIYKGQNLVGLPEKRLRNYRWKDIAVVFQNSLEVLNPVLSIGEQIGEPLRAHYNLSPLEIDQKVVKLLEMAGLEPEWRHYYPHQLSGGMRQRVLLAMALSCDPELLIVDEPTTSLDPASKNEILQLLQKLQKKLGFAMILISHDLGAVKKLTSRVMTLYCGRVVELGITSEVLKNPMHCYTRGLLNSSPNFFRYKDLWGIGGEPPLGGSIEGCAFYPRCCQGEESCRKTRPPLRYVALERMVACHKGGIETFLQAEGIRKKYILKDREIEAVKGVSLEIKSGEVVALVGESGSGKSTLAHILAGVLPADAGQVFFKNKKVEGRWATKMLGGMQIIFQDPFSATSHRMKVLEVVREPLDIIKWGSKEEREEEAIKALQKVQLPVSPEFLNRYCYALSGGQRQRLAIARALVTKPKLLIADEVTSMLDPSTQANLLRELKALQNRHGFAMLYITHDLHLARKIADKVYVMYRGEIVETGASFEIFENPEHVYTRKLLREAFRDLV; translated from the coding sequence GTGACCGCTGATCAATATTTGCTGGAAATAAAAAACCTGTCCATTACGTATCACTCCGTACACCCGCCGGTAAAGGCCGTTGACGGCGTGTCCCTGCAGCTTCGAAAAGGAGAGAGCCTGGGGATTATTGGGGAATCCGGGTGTGGGAAAAGTACCCTGGCCCTGGGGATAATGGGGTTGATCAAGCAGGGTATCGTTGAAGGGGAAATAATTTACAAGGGTCAAAACCTGGTGGGGTTGCCGGAAAAGAGACTGAGAAATTATCGCTGGAAAGATATTGCCGTGGTGTTTCAAAACTCCCTGGAAGTGCTTAATCCCGTCCTCAGCATTGGAGAACAAATAGGGGAGCCTTTGCGGGCTCATTATAACTTATCCCCCCTGGAGATTGACCAGAAGGTTGTAAAATTATTGGAAATGGCAGGCCTTGAGCCGGAGTGGCGGCACTATTACCCGCACCAGTTGTCGGGGGGAATGAGGCAGCGGGTACTTTTGGCCATGGCTTTGTCCTGTGATCCGGAACTGCTGATTGTGGATGAGCCTACCACCTCGCTGGACCCGGCAAGTAAAAATGAAATTTTGCAGTTGCTGCAGAAATTGCAGAAAAAGCTGGGCTTTGCCATGATTTTAATATCCCATGATTTGGGAGCAGTTAAAAAGCTTACCTCCAGAGTGATGACCCTGTACTGCGGGCGCGTGGTCGAGCTGGGGATTACCTCTGAGGTGCTTAAAAATCCCATGCACTGTTATACCCGCGGATTGCTGAATTCTTCCCCCAATTTCTTCAGGTATAAAGACCTGTGGGGAATTGGCGGGGAGCCTCCCCTGGGAGGCTCTATAGAAGGTTGTGCTTTTTATCCCCGGTGTTGCCAGGGAGAAGAAAGTTGCCGTAAGACCAGACCTCCCCTCAGGTATGTAGCCCTTGAGCGCATGGTAGCCTGTCACAAGGGAGGCATCGAAACGTTTCTTCAGGCTGAAGGAATTCGAAAAAAGTACATATTGAAGGATAGAGAAATTGAGGCAGTGAAAGGAGTCAGCCTGGAAATTAAAAGCGGTGAGGTGGTAGCCCTGGTGGGGGAATCCGGTTCCGGCAAATCTACGCTTGCCCATATTTTGGCAGGAGTTTTGCCGGCCGATGCGGGCCAGGTATTTTTTAAAAACAAAAAAGTGGAGGGAAGATGGGCCACTAAAATGCTGGGTGGTATGCAAATAATCTTCCAGGATCCATTCTCTGCCACCAGTCACCGCATGAAGGTTCTGGAAGTGGTTAGAGAACCGCTGGACATAATTAAGTGGGGCAGTAAAGAAGAAAGGGAAGAAGAAGCAATTAAGGCTTTACAGAAGGTACAGTTGCCCGTCTCCCCGGAGTTTTTAAATCGTTACTGTTACGCCTTAAGTGGAGGACAGCGACAGCGTCTGGCCATCGCCCGCGCCCTGGTGACAAAACCGAAGTTGTTGATTGCCGACGAAGTGACCTCGATGCTGGACCCTTCCACCCAGGCCAATCTTTTAAGGGAGCTGAAAGCACTCCAGAACAGGCATGGATTTGCCATGCTTTATATTACTCACGACCTGCATCTAGCCCGTAAAATTGCCGATAAAGTTTATGTTATGTATCGAGGTGAAATAGTGGAAACGGGTGCATCCTTCGAAATATTCGAAAACCCGGAACATGTTTACACCAGAAAGCTCTTGAGGGAAGCTTTCAGAGATTTGGTTTGA
- a CDS encoding Uma2 family endonuclease translates to MSVVPGELAAGRQRYTYEDYCRLPEGSPYQLIGGELVMTPSPTPYHQMVSMKLELKMAGYVLEKGLGVVLDAPIDVYLEETETYQPDIIYISNERLFIIEEKRINGAPDLVVEILSPGTGYYDLRTKYKVYEKSGVREYWIVDPHSKSVQVFCLKGGKYALDQEVEQQGTVQSHVIAGFAVEVESIF, encoded by the coding sequence ATGAGCGTCGTCCCGGGTGAGCTGGCGGCCGGCCGGCAGAGGTATACCTACGAAGACTACTGCCGCCTTCCAGAAGGGTCACCCTATCAACTGATTGGGGGGGAACTGGTCATGACGCCCTCGCCCACACCCTACCACCAGATGGTGTCCATGAAACTGGAATTAAAAATGGCGGGTTATGTCCTGGAAAAGGGACTGGGCGTTGTTTTAGACGCTCCCATCGACGTCTATCTGGAAGAAACGGAAACCTACCAGCCGGACATAATTTATATTTCCAACGAAAGGCTGTTCATTATCGAAGAGAAACGGATTAATGGCGCCCCGGACCTGGTGGTGGAAATCCTTTCTCCCGGTACCGGCTATTACGACCTGCGGACCAAGTACAAGGTTTACGAAAAGAGCGGTGTCAGGGAATACTGGATCGTTGATCCCCATAGTAAATCGGTCCAGGTTTTTTGCCTGAAGGGCGGGAAATATGCCCTGGACCAGGAAGTGGAGCAACAGGGGACGGTTCAATCCCATGTAATCGCCGGATTTGCGGTAGAGGTGGAAAGTATATTTTAG
- the cphA gene encoding cyanophycin synthetase — translation MKILDLRAYYGSNIYSYRPVIKIILDLAPDGCRPTSELGDFNRRLLSLLPGLGEHHCSRRRPGGFVERLKEGTYLGHVVEHVALELCKLAGQEVIYGKTRRGDGETVYEVIFEYVSAPGGLAAARAAVELVQALLEKKTVEVAELVERVRQAAEEEYGPSTRAILEAARKRGIPVLPLGGGFYQLGYGRHARRIAATVTDHTPCTAVDLVQDKQLCNQLLAAHGVPVPESGIARTVEEALALAEKLGPPVAIKPVNGHHGQGVSLFVSGEARVRRAFELAGYYDRRVLVEKQIPGRQYRLLVVGGRLVAASLRLPPRVMGDGRRTIRELVEELNRDPQRGEGHGRPLSKIPLDAVALACLARQGFTPRDVPGKGQAVYLRDNANLSTGGTAIDVTEHVHPANARLAVRVARLAGLDVAGIDVVAEDISRPLEEQGGAVIEVNAAPGLRMHTHPVEGLPREVGAAIVDHLFPPGVPCRIPIVAVTGTNGKTTTTRMIGAILARAGLVVGLATSDGIYIDGRRVLAGDTTGPVSARLVLTEPEVDVAVLETARGGILRAGLGYEGSDVGVVTNISGDHLGQDGIETLEDLADVKSLVVETVRKNGFAVLNADDPHVLAMAGRVRGKIIYFSLVPDNITVRRHLGAGGTAVFVKNGMLVVARGQQVRRLLSVRRLPASLDGLARHNIQNALAAAAACLGLGVSMEHIRAGLESFHCNLEQNPGRLNILDVQGIRVVIDYAHNAAGYLSMVNVLRHFKGRLIGVIGVPGDRLDDQIKEVGRIAGQNFSALVIKEDAHRRGRRPGEVAALLREGALEGGMHPGRIRVVLPEGEAVLRALLAAKPGDTVAIFYEKLDTVVKAIELFRVRRQPGDSEKSKNGLQGNILPAT, via the coding sequence GTGAAGATTCTCGATTTACGGGCCTATTACGGCAGCAACATTTACAGCTACCGGCCGGTAATTAAAATAATCCTGGATCTGGCCCCCGACGGGTGCCGGCCCACCAGCGAGCTGGGGGATTTCAACCGGCGGTTGCTGTCCCTTTTGCCCGGCCTGGGTGAGCACCACTGCTCCCGCCGGCGCCCCGGGGGTTTTGTGGAGCGGTTGAAAGAGGGTACCTACCTGGGCCACGTGGTGGAACATGTAGCCCTGGAGCTTTGCAAGCTGGCCGGCCAGGAGGTGATTTACGGCAAGACCCGCCGGGGGGACGGGGAAACGGTTTATGAAGTAATCTTTGAATATGTTTCTGCCCCCGGCGGGCTGGCCGCCGCCCGGGCGGCGGTGGAACTGGTGCAGGCCCTGCTGGAGAAAAAGACGGTGGAAGTGGCGGAACTGGTGGAGAGGGTGCGGCAGGCTGCGGAAGAAGAATACGGCCCCAGCACCCGGGCAATCCTTGAGGCGGCCCGCAAAAGGGGGATTCCGGTCCTTCCTTTAGGGGGAGGATTCTACCAGCTGGGTTATGGGCGGCATGCCAGGCGGATAGCGGCTACCGTTACGGATCACACTCCCTGTACTGCCGTCGACCTGGTGCAGGATAAGCAGTTATGCAACCAGTTGCTGGCTGCCCACGGGGTGCCCGTACCCGAATCGGGGATTGCCCGCACGGTGGAAGAGGCCCTTGCCCTGGCCGAAAAGCTGGGACCTCCCGTGGCCATCAAACCAGTCAACGGGCATCACGGGCAGGGGGTGAGCCTTTTTGTGTCCGGAGAAGCCCGGGTGCGCCGGGCCTTTGAACTGGCCGGCTACTATGACCGGCGGGTGCTGGTGGAAAAACAAATTCCCGGCCGGCAGTACCGCTTGCTGGTGGTGGGAGGACGTCTGGTGGCCGCGTCTTTGCGCCTGCCTCCCCGGGTGATGGGGGACGGGCGGCGCACCATCCGCGAACTGGTGGAGGAACTTAACCGGGACCCGCAGCGTGGTGAGGGGCACGGCAGGCCCCTTTCCAAAATCCCCCTGGATGCGGTAGCCCTGGCTTGCCTCGCCCGCCAGGGTTTCACACCCCGGGATGTGCCCGGGAAAGGGCAGGCTGTTTACCTGCGGGACAATGCCAACCTCAGCACCGGCGGGACCGCTATTGATGTTACGGAACACGTGCACCCGGCCAATGCCCGGCTGGCTGTACGGGTGGCCCGCCTGGCCGGCCTGGATGTGGCCGGCATCGACGTGGTGGCGGAGGATATCAGCCGCCCCCTGGAGGAGCAGGGAGGCGCTGTCATTGAGGTGAACGCAGCCCCGGGGCTGCGCATGCATACCCACCCGGTGGAAGGCCTGCCCCGGGAAGTGGGTGCGGCCATTGTGGATCACCTCTTTCCCCCCGGCGTACCCTGTCGCATTCCCATTGTGGCGGTGACAGGTACCAACGGCAAGACCACCACTACCCGGATGATCGGAGCCATTTTGGCCCGGGCCGGCCTGGTGGTGGGCCTGGCTACAAGCGACGGCATTTACATTGACGGGCGGCGGGTGCTTGCCGGCGATACCACGGGACCGGTCAGCGCCAGGCTGGTGCTGACGGAACCGGAGGTCGACGTGGCCGTGCTGGAAACGGCCCGGGGGGGCATCCTGCGGGCCGGTTTGGGTTACGAGGGCAGTGACGTGGGGGTGGTCACCAACATCAGCGGGGATCACCTGGGACAGGACGGCATCGAGACGCTGGAGGATCTGGCCGATGTTAAGTCCCTGGTGGTGGAAACCGTGCGCAAAAACGGCTTTGCGGTTCTCAATGCCGATGATCCCCATGTGCTGGCCATGGCCGGCCGGGTCCGGGGCAAGATCATTTATTTCTCCCTGGTGCCGGATAATATCACCGTGCGCCGCCACCTGGGTGCCGGCGGCACGGCGGTGTTTGTGAAGAACGGCATGCTGGTGGTGGCCCGGGGCCAGCAGGTGCGCCGGTTGCTATCAGTACGCCGGCTGCCGGCCTCCCTGGACGGTCTTGCCCGGCACAACATCCAGAATGCCCTGGCGGCAGCCGCGGCCTGTCTGGGCCTGGGTGTATCCATGGAGCACATCCGGGCCGGCCTGGAAAGCTTTCACTGCAACCTGGAGCAAAATCCCGGCCGGTTGAATATCCTGGATGTACAGGGCATCCGGGTGGTGATCGATTACGCCCATAACGCCGCCGGCTACCTCAGTATGGTTAATGTGTTGCGGCACTTCAAAGGTCGGTTAATTGGCGTCATCGGCGTACCCGGGGACCGCCTGGATGATCAAATTAAAGAGGTAGGCCGCATTGCCGGCCAGAACTTTTCGGCCCTGGTGATCAAAGAAGATGCCCACCGGCGCGGGCGCCGGCCCGGGGAAGTGGCCGCCCTCCTGCGGGAAGGCGCCCTGGAAGGGGGAATGCACCCGGGGAGAATCCGGGTGGTTTTACCCGAAGGGGAGGCGGTGTTGCGGGCTCTTCTGGCGGCAAAACCAGGCGATACGGTGGCCATTTTCTACGAAAAGCTGGACACGGTGGTCAAAGCCATAGAGTTGTTTCGCGTCCGCCGGCAGCCGGGCGACAGTGAAAAAAGCAAAAACGGGCTGCAGGGAAATATTCTCCCGGCGACGTAA
- the ispE gene encoding 4-(cytidine 5'-diphospho)-2-C-methyl-D-erythritol kinase has protein sequence MLEVLARAKINLTLDITGLLPDGYHQLETVMQSIALCDRLVFSSRPQGIELQTDSRLIPPGPENLVYRAAELLQRVTGCRQGVHIFLFKNIPVAAGLGGGSADAAATLAALNQLWSLGLSQEELLVLAAKLGADVPFCLVGGTVLARGKGELLTPLKPLPPLGVVLVTPPLAVSTARIYREYDRLLPGVHPDTPAMVAAIERQDITAVAALLGNILEPVTATLYTQVYVVKEALKAAGASGVVMSGSGPTVLGLCRDEGEARRVAGRLDPGLGRVLYTRFCSQAIKLAVINGSR, from the coding sequence GTGCTTGAAGTGCTGGCCCGTGCCAAGATAAACCTTACCCTGGACATTACAGGGCTTTTGCCCGATGGTTACCATCAGCTGGAAACAGTAATGCAAAGCATAGCCCTTTGCGACCGGCTGGTGTTTTCTTCCCGCCCCCAGGGCATTGAGCTCCAAACCGATAGCAGACTTATACCCCCCGGTCCGGAAAATCTGGTTTACCGGGCGGCGGAGCTTTTGCAAAGGGTTACCGGTTGCCGTCAGGGGGTACATATTTTTCTGTTTAAAAATATCCCGGTGGCCGCCGGCCTGGGAGGCGGTTCCGCCGATGCAGCGGCCACCCTGGCAGCCTTGAATCAACTCTGGTCCCTGGGCCTCTCCCAGGAGGAGTTGCTTGTTTTGGCCGCAAAGCTGGGGGCGGATGTACCCTTTTGCCTGGTAGGGGGTACCGTTTTGGCCCGGGGAAAAGGGGAGTTGCTTACTCCCCTAAAACCCCTTCCCCCTCTGGGGGTGGTGCTGGTCACCCCGCCCCTGGCCGTATCTACGGCCCGGATCTACCGGGAATACGACCGCCTTTTGCCCGGTGTTCATCCCGATACCCCTGCCATGGTGGCGGCTATTGAGCGCCAGGATATCACGGCGGTAGCCGCCCTTTTGGGAAATATACTGGAGCCGGTAACTGCCACCCTTTATACACAGGTTTACGTGGTAAAGGAAGCCCTGAAGGCGGCCGGTGCTTCGGGGGTGGTCATGAGCGGCAGTGGTCCTACCGTTTTGGGCCTGTGCCGGGATGAAGGGGAAGCCCGCCGCGTGGCCGGGCGGCTGGACCCGGGGCTGGGGCGGGTTTTGTACACCCGTTTTTGCAGCCAGGCAATAAAACTTGCGGTAATTAACGGCTCCAGGTAA
- a CDS encoding GntR family transcriptional regulator, with amino-acid sequence MEEPRLIPIKLDNYKPLRELVFESLREAIIQGRLKPGERLMEIQLAEEMGVSRTPVREAIRKLELEGFVVMVPRKGAYVAGISVKDIVDVFEVRAALEALAAGLAAERITEEELEELERALVKTYEVSGHDLEALVETDTRFHELIYKASRNERLVQIITNLADQIQRFRATSLAQPGRTKHALEEHKQIVEAISERNVELAQILAREHIENAEQSLLNALGEAKE; translated from the coding sequence GTGGAAGAACCGAGACTCATTCCAATTAAGCTGGATAATTACAAACCTTTAAGGGAGCTGGTTTTTGAATCCTTGCGGGAAGCGATTATCCAGGGCCGTCTGAAACCCGGGGAACGGTTAATGGAAATCCAGCTGGCTGAAGAAATGGGGGTAAGCCGCACTCCCGTGCGGGAGGCCATCCGGAAGCTGGAGCTGGAAGGTTTTGTGGTCATGGTGCCCCGCAAGGGAGCCTATGTGGCGGGTATTTCGGTAAAGGATATTGTCGATGTCTTTGAAGTGCGGGCGGCACTGGAAGCGCTGGCCGCCGGTTTGGCCGCAGAGCGGATTACCGAAGAAGAGCTGGAGGAGCTGGAACGGGCACTGGTGAAAACCTACGAAGTCAGCGGCCACGACCTGGAAGCGCTGGTTGAAACGGATACCAGATTCCACGAACTCATTTATAAAGCCAGCCGGAACGAAAGGCTGGTTCAGATCATCACCAACCTGGCGGATCAAATTCAACGCTTCCGGGCCACCTCTTTGGCCCAACCAGGGAGGACGAAGCACGCCCTGGAAGAACACAAGCAAATTGTAGAAGCCATCAGCGAACGCAACGTGGAGCTGGCCCAGATCCTGGCGCGGGAGCATATAGAAAATGCCGAACAGAGCCTGTTAAACGCTCTGGGGGAGGCAAAGGAATAA
- a CDS encoding nucleotidyltransferase family protein produces MVDAVVLAGSPNNGPLKECSPVPYEALIPIGSKAMVQYVVEALALARGVDRIVVVGPREELANHLKDDRIKVVPAGSSLLENVQRGLKELPGTRRVLLVSSDIPLITPRAIEDFLELCQDQEADLYYPIVPKEAVDSRFANPVRRTYVSLKEGIFTGGNLFLLNPEVVSRCLPLGEQLVAARKSPLRLCRLVGLGFLIRFLLHRVTLEEAQARVSRLLGIRGVVVISRYPEVGVDVDKPVDLALVARTLQQAS; encoded by the coding sequence ATGGTTGACGCGGTGGTTCTGGCCGGCAGTCCCAATAACGGACCGCTCAAGGAATGCAGTCCGGTGCCCTACGAAGCGCTCATTCCTATTGGCTCCAAAGCGATGGTGCAATATGTGGTGGAAGCATTAGCACTGGCCAGAGGGGTAGACAGGATTGTAGTGGTCGGACCCAGGGAGGAGCTGGCGAATCACCTCAAAGATGACCGGATAAAGGTTGTTCCGGCAGGCAGCAGCCTTTTGGAAAACGTCCAGCGCGGCCTGAAAGAGTTGCCGGGTACCCGCCGGGTGCTGCTGGTCAGCTCCGACATTCCCCTGATTACACCCCGGGCCATTGAAGACTTCCTGGAGCTCTGTCAGGATCAGGAGGCGGATTTATACTACCCTATTGTACCCAAGGAAGCCGTGGACAGCCGTTTTGCCAATCCCGTGCGGCGGACCTACGTCAGCCTTAAAGAAGGTATTTTCACCGGGGGCAACCTGTTTTTACTTAACCCGGAAGTGGTTTCCCGTTGTTTGCCCCTGGGGGAGCAGCTGGTAGCTGCCCGGAAAAGCCCCCTGCGCCTGTGCCGTCTGGTGGGCCTGGGCTTTTTGATTCGTTTTCTTCTGCACCGGGTTACGCTGGAGGAGGCCCAGGCGCGGGTTTCCCGCCTGCTGGGCATCCGCGGGGTAGTGGTAATCAGCCGCTACCCGGAAGTGGGTGTGGATGTGGACAAACCCGTGGATCTGGCCCTGGTGGCCAGAACGCTGCAGCAGGCTTCGTGA
- the ilvA gene encoding threonine ammonia-lyase, with protein sequence MSLPLNLAMIQEARKRLAGVIHPTPLDHSTTFSRLTGSEVYFKLENLQKTGSFKIRGAYNKIMSLTLEERQRGVIAASAGNHAQGVACAATRAGIPSTVVMPEGAPISKVMATRGYGARVILAGGGYDEAFDYARQLQKETGATFVHGFDDPLVAAGQGTIGLELLDELPDLDAVLVPVGGGGLIAGVAMAVKSLKPRVRVIGVQSQGAPAVYLSLKGDCRQQLAATATIADGISVRRPGEFTLEVIRRYVDDVLLVDDEEIARAILMLLERSKIVVEGAGAVVLAALLHGHLSLPGAKVALVLSGGNIDVNILSIIIERGLVKSGRIIRLRTVVTDQPGSLQRLLGVLAAVRANVISINHDRIKPQVPLKQAEVELLLETSDVEHVERVMAALSREGYRVERI encoded by the coding sequence GTGTCCCTTCCCCTGAATCTTGCCATGATCCAGGAGGCCAGAAAGCGCCTTGCGGGTGTTATTCACCCCACACCTCTGGATCATTCGACCACATTTTCCCGGCTTACCGGCAGCGAGGTTTATTTCAAGCTGGAGAACCTGCAAAAGACCGGATCCTTTAAAATTCGCGGCGCCTACAACAAGATCATGTCTTTGACTTTGGAAGAGCGGCAGCGGGGTGTGATTGCCGCTTCCGCCGGAAACCACGCCCAGGGGGTGGCCTGTGCGGCCACCAGGGCCGGCATTCCCTCCACGGTGGTCATGCCGGAAGGCGCCCCCATTTCCAAGGTTATGGCCACCCGGGGTTACGGCGCCCGGGTAATCCTGGCGGGAGGAGGTTACGACGAGGCCTTTGACTACGCCCGCCAGCTGCAGAAGGAAACCGGGGCCACCTTTGTGCACGGCTTCGACGATCCCCTGGTGGCGGCGGGCCAGGGTACCATAGGCCTGGAGTTGCTGGATGAGCTGCCCGACCTGGATGCGGTACTGGTGCCCGTTGGCGGGGGCGGGCTGATTGCCGGTGTCGCCATGGCCGTTAAATCTTTGAAACCCCGGGTGCGCGTAATTGGTGTCCAGTCGCAAGGGGCGCCGGCAGTTTATCTTTCCCTCAAAGGCGATTGCCGGCAGCAACTGGCTGCCACCGCCACCATTGCCGACGGGATCAGCGTGCGCCGTCCTGGCGAGTTTACCCTGGAGGTTATACGCCGTTATGTGGATGACGTGCTGCTGGTGGACGACGAGGAAATTGCCCGGGCCATTTTAATGCTCCTGGAGCGCTCCAAAATTGTAGTCGAGGGGGCCGGTGCGGTGGTCCTGGCCGCCCTTTTGCACGGGCACCTTTCTTTACCCGGGGCGAAGGTGGCTCTGGTTTTAAGCGGGGGAAACATTGACGTCAACATTCTCTCCATCATCATTGAGCGCGGACTGGTTAAATCCGGACGCATCATCCGCTTGCGTACCGTGGTTACGGATCAGCCGGGCAGTTTGCAGCGCCTGCTCGGTGTGCTGGCTGCCGTTCGGGCAAACGTAATTTCCATCAACCATGATCGCATTAAACCCCAGGTGCCCTTAAAACAGGCGGAGGTTGAACTGCTGCTGGAAACCAGTGACGTGGAACATGTGGAGAGGGTCATGGCCGCCCTGTCCCGGGAAGGGTACCGGGTGGAAAGGATCTAG
- the spoVG gene encoding septation regulator SpoVG — protein sequence MVVTDVRVRKILPEGKMKAIVSVTLDNMFVIHDVKVVEGNKGLFVAMPSRKTPDGEFRDIAHPINSSARAIIETAVLQAYEQAI from the coding sequence GTGGTTGTTACGGATGTGCGGGTGCGCAAAATTCTCCCCGAAGGAAAAATGAAGGCCATTGTGTCGGTCACCCTGGATAACATGTTTGTTATCCACGACGTAAAGGTAGTGGAGGGGAACAAGGGCTTGTTTGTGGCTATGCCCAGCCGCAAGACCCCCGACGGTGAGTTCCGGGATATAGCGCACCCCATCAACTCTTCAGCCAGGGCTATTATTGAAACCGCGGTGTTGCAGGCCTATGAACAGGCCATTTAG
- the glmU gene encoding bifunctional UDP-N-acetylglucosamine diphosphorylase/glucosamine-1-phosphate N-acetyltransferase GlmU: MSLAAVILAAGKGTRMKSDLPKVMHKVCGRPMIEYVLDAVRGAGAEEIVVVAGYGGDLVARTVRDRAKVVHQHQQLGTAHALLQAAPLLADFPGTILVVCGDTPLVTAGTLARLVAAHAAAGARATVLTACLEDPTGYGRVIRDGGGRVQKIVEQRDATPGELAVREVNTGIYCFSAPGLFTALSALKRENAQGEYYLTDVIGHYVQQGEPVAALKVEDAREVEGVNDRRQLARVESYLRRQIVEELMLSGVTVMDPATTFIDRGVKIGRDTVIYPFTIIEGDTVIGEHCIIGPASRLNNVQAGNGVVIEHSVIRESEIGDNCTIGPFAYIRPGCVLAPDVKVGDFVELKKTVVGRGSKIPHLSYVGDATVGSGVNIGAGTITCNYDGEKKWPTIIGDGAFIGSNTNLVAPVEVGEKAFIGAGSTITKNVPPGALGIERGRQRNIENWLQKKSKKECREEK; encoded by the coding sequence ATGTCACTGGCGGCCGTAATTCTGGCGGCAGGTAAGGGTACGCGGATGAAATCCGACCTGCCCAAGGTAATGCATAAGGTTTGTGGCCGGCCCATGATCGAATACGTCCTGGATGCGGTCCGGGGGGCCGGGGCAGAGGAAATTGTGGTGGTGGCCGGTTATGGCGGCGACCTGGTAGCCCGTACTGTCCGGGACCGGGCAAAGGTGGTCCACCAGCACCAGCAACTGGGCACGGCCCACGCTCTGCTCCAGGCGGCTCCCCTGCTGGCCGACTTCCCCGGTACCATTCTGGTAGTTTGCGGGGACACTCCGCTGGTAACCGCCGGGACTCTGGCCCGGTTGGTGGCGGCTCATGCTGCTGCGGGGGCCAGAGCCACCGTCCTTACCGCCTGCCTGGAAGATCCCACCGGATACGGCCGGGTGATCCGGGACGGGGGAGGGCGAGTACAAAAAATTGTGGAACAACGGGATGCCACACCCGGGGAGCTGGCGGTGAGGGAAGTAAATACGGGTATTTATTGTTTTTCCGCGCCCGGGCTCTTTACCGCCCTGTCGGCCCTCAAAAGAGAAAATGCCCAGGGGGAGTATTACCTCACTGACGTTATTGGCCATTACGTACAGCAGGGTGAGCCTGTAGCCGCGTTGAAGGTGGAAGACGCCCGGGAAGTGGAGGGGGTCAATGACCGGCGGCAGCTGGCCCGGGTGGAAAGTTACCTGCGCCGGCAGATAGTGGAAGAGCTGATGCTCTCCGGTGTGACGGTAATGGATCCCGCCACCACATTTATCGACCGGGGTGTAAAGATCGGTCGCGATACGGTGATCTACCCCTTTACCATTATCGAGGGAGATACCGTAATCGGTGAGCATTGTATCATCGGCCCGGCAAGCCGGCTGAACAATGTCCAGGCAGGCAACGGCGTGGTTATCGAGCACTCGGTAATCCGGGAAAGTGAAATCGGGGATAACTGTACCATTGGCCCCTTTGCTTATATCCGGCCGGGATGTGTTCTGGCCCCGGATGTGAAGGTGGGGGACTTTGTGGAATTGAAAAAGACGGTGGTGGGCCGGGGAAGCAAGATCCCCCATTTGAGCTACGTGGGCGACGCCACCGTCGGTTCGGGCGTTAATATAGGTGCCGGGACCATTACCTGCAATTATGACGGGGAAAAGAAGTGGCCCACCATTATTGGGGACGGGGCCTTTATTGGAAGCAACACCAATTTGGTGGCACCGGTGGAAGTGGGGGAGAAGGCTTTCATTGGTGCCGGTTCCACCATCACCAAAAATGTGCCCCCGGGGGCCCTGGGTATTGAGCGGGGGCGCCAGCGAAATATAGAAAACTGGCTCCAGAAGAAGTCCAAAAAAGAATGCCGTGAAGAAAAGTAA